A single region of the Maniola jurtina chromosome 6, ilManJurt1.1, whole genome shotgun sequence genome encodes:
- the LOC123866372 gene encoding uncharacterized protein LOC123866372 encodes MQILVFVSVLSTVFNGCYAIWCYQCTTATPGCGQPFNWRGVGYLGNPCPDNEDVCVKLIERKGAKEVITRDCLSNFKAFRTDIPADTYEGCRAAAKDVNLGNYVNNTIKELDIKRDWYDDTVWCFCFLDHRCNTGSVNSNSIILLALTSIMFLKKILF; translated from the exons ATGCAGATACTTGTGTTCGTTTCAGTTTTGTCAACAGTTTTCAATGGAT gctatgcaATATGGTGTTACCAATGCACAACAGCTACACCAGGATGTGGTCAGCCATTTAACTGGAGAGGAGTTGGATATTTGGGTAATCCCTGTCCCGACAATGAAGATGTATGTGTTAAACTGATCGAGAGAAAAGGAG ccAAGGAAGTTATCACAAGAGATTGTCTTAGTAATTTCAAAGCATTCCGAACTGATATACCAGCCGATACATACGAAGGTTGCCGTGCAGCTGCCAAAGATGTCAATTTAGGCAACTATGTCAATAATACCATCAAGGAATTGGATATAAAAAG AGACTGGTATGATGACACTGTATGGTGTTTCTGCTTCCTTGATCATCGTTGTAACACTGGGTCGGTAAATTCTAATTCAATTATATTGTTAGCCCTGACAAGCATAATGTTCTTGAAAAAGATATTGTTTTGA
- the LOC123866366 gene encoding uncharacterized protein LOC123866366 isoform X3 produces the protein MEDENAVSGTEIPESGTGEGIETKEDEIAKLEGERFEKAEGQHVEGEQVEEEQHIEREHIEREHIEGEHIEGEHIEGEHIEGEHIEGEHEEDEHVEGEHIEGEERQEEKVIEGEELEGEELEGEKVKGEEKEQKDEEQVEEEEFVEPPPPDPAAPFNFTDSSEAIKPKFELRPDQIAEVEQLWELYQNYTPAYTDIHGYITEKELVYMLKSLLLMTFTPEQLQELIAFCVRPPHPQGHINYEQFLKMVTLRQRDFPIEEELRSALKVLDPGNTGLIDREYFRETLSKLGHKMAPKLLDSLVKEVDLSNDGTIGVEDVIGTMCIDLNKEDLMMLRAAVYPDEQPTENNND, from the exons atgGAAGATGAAAACGCTGTAAGTGGTACTGAAATTCCTGAATCTGGTACCGGTGAAGGTATAGAAACAAAAGAAGATGAAATCGCAAAACTTGAAGGAGAAAGATTTGAGAAAGCAGAAGGACAACATGTTGAAGGGGAACAAGTTGAAGAAGAACAACATATTGAGAGAGAACATATTGAGAGAGAAC ATATTGAGGGAGAACATATTGAGGGAGAACATATTGAGGGAGAGCATATTGAAGGAGAACATATTGAGGGAGAACATGAGGAGGATGAGCATGTAGAGGGAGAACATATTGAAGGAGAAGAAAGACAAGAAGAAAAAGTAATCGAAGGTGAAGAACTTGAAGGAGAGGAGTTAGAAGGTGAGAAAGTTAAAGGGGAAGAAAAAGAGCAAAAAGACGAAGAACAAGTTGAGGAGGAGGAATTTGTGGAGCCACCACCGCCAGATCCAGCTGCGCCATTTAATTTTACCGACTCGTCAGAAGCCATTAAACCTAAATTCGAGTTGAGACCAGACCAAATTGCAGAAGTAGAGCAGCTTTGGGAACTATATCAAAATTACACTCCAGCGTATACTGATATCCATGGATACATAACTGAAAAAGAATTAGTTTACATGCTAAAATCACTGCTTCTGATGACATTTACACCAGAACAGTTGCAAGAGCTCATAGCATTTTGTGTCAGGCCACCACATCCGCAAGGTCATATTAATTACGAACAGTTTTTGAAAATGGTGACATTACGACAAAGAGATTTTCCAATTGAGGAAGAACTGCGTTCAGCTTTGAAAGTGTTAGATCCGGGTAATACAGGCCTAATAGATAGAGAATATTTTAGAGAAACCTTATCAAAATTAGGTCACAAAATGGCTCCAAAGCTTCTAGACAGCCTAGTAAAAGAAGTAGATTTAAGTAATGATGGGACTATAGGAGTAGAGGATGTTATTGGTACGATGTGCattgatttgaataaagaaGATTTGATGATGCTCAGAGCGGCGGTATACCCTGACGAACAACCAACTGAGAACAATAATGAttaa
- the LOC123866366 gene encoding uncharacterized protein LOC123866366 isoform X1, whose translation MEDENAVSGTEIPESGTGEGIETKEDEIAKLEGERFEKAEGQHVEGEQVEEEQHIEREHIEREHIEGEHIEGEHIEGEHIEGEHIEGEHIEGEHIEGEHIEGEHIEGEHEEDEHVEGEHIEGEERQEEKVIEGEELEGEELEGEKVKGEEKEQKDEEQVEEEEFVEPPPPDPAAPFNFTDSSEAIKPKFELRPDQIAEVEQLWELYQNYTPAYTDIHGYITEKELVYMLKSLLLMTFTPEQLQELIAFCVRPPHPQGHINYEQFLKMVTLRQRDFPIEEELRSALKVLDPGNTGLIDREYFRETLSKLGHKMAPKLLDSLVKEVDLSNDGTIGVEDVIGTMCIDLNKEDLMMLRAAVYPDEQPTENNND comes from the coding sequence atgGAAGATGAAAACGCTGTAAGTGGTACTGAAATTCCTGAATCTGGTACCGGTGAAGGTATAGAAACAAAAGAAGATGAAATCGCAAAACTTGAAGGAGAAAGATTTGAGAAAGCAGAAGGACAACATGTTGAAGGGGAACAAGTTGAAGAAGAACAACATATTGAGAGAGAACATATTGAGAGAGAACATATTGAGGGAGAACATATTGAGGGAGAGCATATTGAGGGAGAACATATTGAGGGAGAACATATTGAGGGAGAACATATTGAGGGAGAACATATTGAGGGAGAGCATATTGAAGGAGAACATATTGAGGGAGAACATGAGGAGGATGAGCATGTAGAGGGAGAACATATTGAAGGAGAAGAAAGACAAGAAGAAAAAGTAATCGAAGGTGAAGAACTTGAAGGAGAGGAGTTAGAAGGTGAGAAAGTTAAAGGGGAAGAAAAAGAGCAAAAAGACGAAGAACAAGTTGAGGAGGAGGAATTTGTGGAGCCACCACCGCCAGATCCAGCTGCGCCATTTAATTTTACCGACTCGTCAGAAGCCATTAAACCTAAATTCGAGTTGAGACCAGACCAAATTGCAGAAGTAGAGCAGCTTTGGGAACTATATCAAAATTACACTCCAGCGTATACTGATATCCATGGATACATAACTGAAAAAGAATTAGTTTACATGCTAAAATCACTGCTTCTGATGACATTTACACCAGAACAGTTGCAAGAGCTCATAGCATTTTGTGTCAGGCCACCACATCCGCAAGGTCATATTAATTACGAACAGTTTTTGAAAATGGTGACATTACGACAAAGAGATTTTCCAATTGAGGAAGAACTGCGTTCAGCTTTGAAAGTGTTAGATCCGGGTAATACAGGCCTAATAGATAGAGAATATTTTAGAGAAACCTTATCAAAATTAGGTCACAAAATGGCTCCAAAGCTTCTAGACAGCCTAGTAAAAGAAGTAGATTTAAGTAATGATGGGACTATAGGAGTAGAGGATGTTATTGGTACGATGTGCattgatttgaataaagaaGATTTGATGATGCTCAGAGCGGCGGTATACCCTGACGAACAACCAACTGAGAACAATAATGAttaa
- the LOC123866366 gene encoding uncharacterized protein LOC123866366 isoform X2, with translation MEDENAVSGTEIPESGTGEGIETKEDEIAKLEGERFEKAEGQHVEGEQVEEEQHIEREHIEREHIEGEHIEGEHIEGEHIEGEHIEGEHEEDEHVEGEHIEGEERQEEKVIEGEELEGEELEGEKVKGEEKEQKDEEQVEEEEFVEPPPPDPAAPFNFTDSSEAIKPKFELRPDQIAEVEQLWELYQNYTPAYTDIHGYITEKELVYMLKSLLLMTFTPEQLQELIAFCVRPPHPQGHINYEQFLKMVTLRQRDFPIEEELRSALKVLDPGNTGLIDREYFRETLSKLGHKMAPKLLDSLVKEVDLSNDGTIGVEDVIGTMCIDLNKEDLMMLRAAVYPDEQPTENNND, from the exons atgGAAGATGAAAACGCTGTAAGTGGTACTGAAATTCCTGAATCTGGTACCGGTGAAGGTATAGAAACAAAAGAAGATGAAATCGCAAAACTTGAAGGAGAAAGATTTGAGAAAGCAGAAGGACAACATGTTGAAGGGGAACAAGTTGAAGAAGAACAACATATTGAGAGAGAACATATTGAGAGAGAACATATTGAGGGAGAACATATTGAGGGAGAGC ATATTGAGGGAGAGCATATTGAAGGAGAACATATTGAGGGAGAACATGAGGAGGATGAGCATGTAGAGGGAGAACATATTGAAGGAGAAGAAAGACAAGAAGAAAAAGTAATCGAAGGTGAAGAACTTGAAGGAGAGGAGTTAGAAGGTGAGAAAGTTAAAGGGGAAGAAAAAGAGCAAAAAGACGAAGAACAAGTTGAGGAGGAGGAATTTGTGGAGCCACCACCGCCAGATCCAGCTGCGCCATTTAATTTTACCGACTCGTCAGAAGCCATTAAACCTAAATTCGAGTTGAGACCAGACCAAATTGCAGAAGTAGAGCAGCTTTGGGAACTATATCAAAATTACACTCCAGCGTATACTGATATCCATGGATACATAACTGAAAAAGAATTAGTTTACATGCTAAAATCACTGCTTCTGATGACATTTACACCAGAACAGTTGCAAGAGCTCATAGCATTTTGTGTCAGGCCACCACATCCGCAAGGTCATATTAATTACGAACAGTTTTTGAAAATGGTGACATTACGACAAAGAGATTTTCCAATTGAGGAAGAACTGCGTTCAGCTTTGAAAGTGTTAGATCCGGGTAATACAGGCCTAATAGATAGAGAATATTTTAGAGAAACCTTATCAAAATTAGGTCACAAAATGGCTCCAAAGCTTCTAGACAGCCTAGTAAAAGAAGTAGATTTAAGTAATGATGGGACTATAGGAGTAGAGGATGTTATTGGTACGATGTGCattgatttgaataaagaaGATTTGATGATGCTCAGAGCGGCGGTATACCCTGACGAACAACCAACTGAGAACAATAATGAttaa